A single genomic interval of Bradyrhizobium sp. sBnM-33 harbors:
- a CDS encoding phospholipase has protein sequence MSEAVVDDIVAVLPPLLQSLEALGFVARYLNPPDFDRVMEAAGQPDEALRAVRSKLAEWPAEFADIKTSLETASDAALAAFAGLRVVQNGQGDFTSLFRALRYAPRAQEALYTLSARLPPISEFFVDPALRGDADLAAGLAAPANENTGIFHNQNEPGSRGGFSLYVPEYYTPERAWPLVMALHGGSGNGRGFLWSWLRDARSRGAILVAPTATGSTWALMGDDTDTPNLMRILESVRARWNIDPKRMLLTGMSDGGTFCYVTGFESASPFTHLAPVAATFHPLMAEMADADRLRGLPVHIVHGRLDWMFPVQVARQTAQALSAAGASVIYRELDDLSHTYPREMNAEILQWLNGQS, from the coding sequence ATGAGCGAGGCCGTGGTGGACGACATCGTGGCCGTGCTGCCGCCGCTGTTGCAATCGCTGGAAGCCCTCGGCTTTGTCGCGCGCTACCTGAACCCGCCCGATTTCGACCGCGTGATGGAGGCGGCAGGCCAGCCTGACGAAGCTTTGCGCGCGGTTCGGTCGAAGCTCGCAGAATGGCCGGCGGAGTTCGCAGATATCAAGACCTCTCTGGAAACGGCGAGCGATGCGGCACTCGCCGCGTTCGCCGGCCTGCGCGTCGTCCAAAATGGCCAAGGCGATTTCACCAGCCTGTTCCGTGCGCTGCGTTACGCGCCACGCGCGCAGGAGGCACTGTATACGCTGTCGGCGAGATTGCCGCCGATAAGTGAGTTCTTTGTCGACCCTGCGCTGCGCGGAGACGCTGATCTCGCGGCAGGGCTGGCGGCCCCGGCTAACGAAAACACCGGCATCTTTCACAATCAGAACGAGCCTGGCAGCCGCGGCGGCTTCTCGCTCTATGTACCGGAATATTATACGCCCGAGCGCGCATGGCCGCTGGTGATGGCGCTGCACGGCGGCAGCGGCAATGGACGTGGCTTCTTGTGGAGTTGGCTGCGCGACGCCCGCAGCCGCGGCGCGATCCTGGTCGCCCCGACCGCGACCGGCTCGACCTGGGCACTGATGGGCGACGATACCGATACGCCAAACTTGATGCGCATCCTGGAATCGGTGCGCGCACGCTGGAACATTGATCCGAAGCGGATGCTGCTGACCGGGATGAGCGACGGCGGCACGTTCTGCTACGTCACGGGATTCGAGAGCGCCTCGCCCTTCACCCACCTCGCGCCGGTCGCGGCAACGTTTCATCCGCTGATGGCCGAAATGGCCGATGCCGACAGGCTGCGTGGCCTGCCCGTTCACATCGTGCACGGCCGGCTCGACTGGATGTTTCCTGTGCAGGTGGCGCGGCAGACTGCCCAAGCGCTGTCTGCCGCGGGTGCCAGTGTCATCTATCGCGAGCTCGATGATCTCAGCCACACCTATCCGCGCGAGATGAACGCCGAGATCTTGCAGTGGCTGAACGGCCAGTCCTGA